The Vitis vinifera cultivar Pinot Noir 40024 chromosome 1, ASM3070453v1 DNA segment GTTGTAGATTTCTTTGGTTgatgtaagtttttttttacccttGCCCCTATCACATAAATATGCCATCATGATATTGTTGGTAGAGGCTGATATGAAAAGGAAGGAGAAAAGCCTCTTTCAAAGGATGCTTTTATAACTATTTGTCCAAGCAGATTTGGCTCTCATACCATTTTACCCAAATAGTGCTCCAAAGATTGAATTATTCCCATCCCCTTCTAATGCCTTTCCACAAACTCACTCTTGAAGTCTCTCTCACCTTTAGTGTGCTCATTCTCCCTTCTTTCCATCTTTGTCCATAAAAGAACCCATTTTCCCATAAAGCCTAGTTGAGATCATCTAACCTTCTAATTCTTGATCACTTAAACTTTTAACCCTTGCAAACTATCATCTAGCTAACTAATTCCATTTGACTTCTCTAGAAAAaggtttttctaaatttttttaatcttaatcaTCACTCTCCTGGGCattggaaaatgaaaacatggttaatttttttatgggcaaaaaattaaaattattaataatgcCTTATCAAAAGAGGGCACACCAAAATGCATGAGGAGTATACAAATATGCACAAAAGGCAATTAGATGGAGAGATTAACAAAAACTACCTACCTCTTTCGTATAAAAAAGAGTCCATCTAATTAATAAAGTCTAGAATAGACATAGAGACCATCTAACGGCTTTTGACCTAAAGTCAAAGAGAGTACGTTTGATTGGTCTTCACTTTCCTATTCATATCCTCCCAAATGGTTTAAAATAAGTATAAAGGAGCTGCCCTCCATGCCTTTTATTTGCTTCTTTGCTATCCACTTCCCTCCCCCCTCCCCCTAAAAGTCCCTTACCaacttaataacatttttttttttattgtagcatGCATcacttttttaacttttaataatgagaaaaataagtACCATGATATTCTTGTTTTGACACAGTAAAAAAAGGACACAATGAACTAATTCCTCCTTAACTTTACAAAAActgcatttatttgttaaagtctagtctttttttttttttagctaatCTAGGATCAAAATTCTCCTCTAGGCTACTTCCTAAGTAAAGAATCCTACTTTTGTTAGCACTTACAAGTTCCAAACTATTTTTATTGggaaaagttgtttttttttttttttgactctAGGCAAGAGTAGAAGGCTTTGACCAAGAACAATTCACTCCTTGATTTCTTTTATACCAATCTATCTTTTGTAACCCAATTCATTGAATACTTTTGTAACTTTGCTAGAAAGGCCTTAATGCTTCCAAACTCCTAATTATTAAACTGTTTGTAGAGCCATGGATACCATTCCCTTATCTCCTTCCAAATATCCGCAATCCATGCATCGTTTGAGTTGGTTAGGGTGAACAATGATGGGAAAGAGATGCTCAGTGTTGTGTTATGTACCAAGTAATCTTCTGAAACTGCACTTTCCTTCCATTTCCTACCTCAAAATAAGTATACCTTTAAAATCCTCCCACTCTTTCCTTATTGTTTTCCATACCTTACCTTTGTATCCATCCCATACCTCTTAGGAGAATCACTTTCCTACTTCCTCATCCTTTCGAACAATGACCCGCTTCCATGGGGGCTCCCTCTATGAAATGTACCTCCAACTCCCCTTTTCAAGTGGTGCCTTGTTTAGAATAACTAAATCCCTAATGCCTAACTACCTTTCTTCTTATGTATAGACCATTTCACTAAATGAGGTTTCTTCTCATGATCTCCTCCTCCCTAAAGGGAATATCTTTAAATCTTCTCAAGTCTCAAGCACATTTTTCTTAGAATAACAAATAAGGACATGTAGTATATTGACAAACTAGATAGAGTATTTTTAATTAGCATTAGCTTTTCACCCTTCAAAAGATATTGTTTCTTCCACATGGTAAGCCTTCTAATGAATCTTTCTTCCATTGCCCCCTAAACTGCCCATGATTTAAAAGAAGTGTCTAGTGGAAGACCTAAATAAGTAGGGAGCTTGCCCATTTTGCGTTTCAACAATGAGGCCAAATCCTCCTCATTATTGACCCCCTTGTTGGAATAAGATCATTTTTTATCAGGTTAATTTCTAGCCACAAGATTGCCCCAAGGCAAAACCACATAAGGGCCTAACTTAAATACATCATTAGCTCTTCACGATCATCACAAAAAATGAGGGTACCATATGCAAATAAAAGGTGGGTGACCTTTACCCTCTCCTTTCCCCTTCCTCCTACCTTAAAACCTGATATGAAGCCTCACTCCCGAATCCTTTTCAAAAACTACTAAGGGCCTCCATTGTCAAAATAAataaggagaaagaggatctcATTGCCTCAAACGTCTTGAACTTTGAAAAACTAACAGGGCTTTCATTCATCAACAAAGAGAATCTAGTTGTCGAGACACACAATTAGGAGAAAGAGGATATTTCTAAGAAATTCTAAGAGAAATTCCCAATTGACATGGTCATAtgctttctttatatatagcttgCCAAATGCACCTTCCCTAATGCTCTGCAACCTTGAATATAATGCCTCATTTGTAATGAGCACCTCATACAAAATTTGTTAACCCTTCATAAAGGCATTCTTCCAATTCCCTTCTTGATTCCATTAGCCAAAACTTTTGCTAGGAGTTGATACACACCGTCCATCAAGCTAATGATTTTGAAGTCTTTTAAATCATTTACTTCTCCTTTCCTAGGAACTATGACAAAGAATGTAGCAAATAAGCTTCTCTCAAAAAATGCCATGCTTATGGAATTTCCTAatcaatttgtttttcaaaacttctTAGCTAAACTTCCAAAAAGCCATGGAGAAGCCAACCAGGTTATGGGCTTTATCCCCACCGAATCCTTTCAAAGCCTCAAAGGCCTTctcctttaaaaaaatctctCCAAACACCTTGCATCCTCTCTTTGAATAGACCTCGAAGCACATCTCACTGATGCTAGGTCTTCAATTCCCTATTTCTGATAGAAAATTCTGAATAGCAGTTGCTACCCCCTTCAATTCAGAATCTTCCAAGAGCCTTACCTAATTCATCTTTATGCTTGTAATTAAGTTCATTCTTCtgcattttatgaaaaaatttggtatttttgtCACCCCCCTTTAACCATAATTCTCTTGATTTCTGTATTCAAGCAATTTCTTCTAACAAAGCCCACTGGCTAAACTTTTCAAAAGCCTTTTTTGGAGCCTCCACTTTCTCCATTGACTAGATTGCTTCCTTGGAATCCCAATAGCCAATCAGGAGTAAAGCTTTCTTCTTTCCTCATAGCCATGTTCCCTAATATCTATTTGGTCCACACCTTTAAATCTTTCTTGAGAGCTTTTAGATTAGAGGCAAGAATGAGATGAATGATTCCTTAAAGTTATAACTCATCCACCAAAATTTTAGCTGCTCTTTAAACCCTGCCACTTTAAGCTACATTTTTTCAAACTTGAAGAGGGGCTTTTCCTTTTGCATTCCCTCCTTCATCCAACAAATTAAACAGAAGAGTGATCAGAAACTGACTTCGGTAAATGGCATTGTAATATATTATTGAAATGGTTCTTCCAATCTTCCAATGCCAGGGTAGAAACCTTGACTAAAGGTGTTTATTTATGCCTCCAGTCCTTGTATATTGACTCCAACTAGTGGAAGATCATGCAAATTTAGCTCCTCTATCATCTCAGAAAAGCATCTCATTGCCGAAAACAGTTTGTTACAACCCCTTCTTTCCCTTGGGTATTTGACCATATTAAAATCCTCTCCCACACACTAAGGATATCCCCTGCTTTGCCCAAAACTCTTCTCGGTCTCTCCCTTGAGTTGGTAAACCCCACTGAACACCCATGAAAAATTATCCTCACAGTCTATGAATTGGATGCATTTTTCCATTCCAATCAATTCTAACACCTTATTATCCTCACAGTTCATAACTGCTCCCCTGGCTTCCACAACACCCCACTTTAAGAATCTACCTACCCCTAGCCCTAAGCTTGTCATAAAATTCAAGATCATCTCCTACACCTTGGTTACTTGCAAGCAAAACAAATCTACTTTCTGTGGAAGATAAGAgacttgattatttttcatctttcctTGTCATTTGCCCCTATGATATTCCAAGACAGGATTTTAAGCTTCATTGACCAACTATTGACCAACTGAGAGTATTCCCTCCCATTCTTGCCAACACCATTCACTTTCTTTATCCTTCATATTACTGCAGCCAAGGTGGGACTAGGGGAAGGTTTAACCATGGTGGTAAGGAAATCCTTATTGCTTCAAACCTCAATGTGGATCAGTTAGTTCTTAATTTGTACAAGGAACTGCTCCTGTTCATCCTTCAAGTTATTACTGGAATGAATTAATATAGTTTCGGTTTGGCAAACAGGATGATAGGATCAATGGAAACTGTTATTCTATGTAGAGCATATTAGGATCAGGTttattaagaaatgaaatgCTTTTCTCACCCAGCAATGAAATCATGTTGACCCATGGATTAGTATAAGAATTGTGAGAAAACTTGGaaatttctccattttcttttctgacTGTTGCATGTAAGTGACACAAAGGTTAATAAATTGTCTTGAAGAAGCAGTAAAATGACCCCATAAGTACCAAAAAAACCTGTGAACTTGGAAATAATCAAAGTCTTCCCAATGGAGAAGACTCTAGGTTCCATCACATTAATACTGGTTTCTTGAGTTGTATGTGAtgcttattttcttattatttacaGCATAGACTCCTGGAGTCTTTGGGGACATCTTCCCTAACACTTGATTTATGAAATTGGTTTTGTATTGTACACGCAAGAGGCATTCATAAGAAGTTAAAACCAGTGTTTTCAGGGTCCTATGCCTTGCTTCCAAGCAACGGCAATATGGGGGAAGACTCAGTCCAATGTTAATTTGTTGATATGCTCCTTTACTGTTTGGGTTTGCAGAAAAGGAGACCTAGCAGTTGATGAACGCAATGCCTTGACTTGGAATATATGACTTCCATCAACCTCGGCCAATCTccattacaaaatattttaaaagcagAGCAACTAGGAGTTTTCAACCCTTGAAGATGGAATCATTTTACATGTAAGGAGGTCAATATCAAAGGCTTGACATGGAACTTTCCGATtggttttcttaagaaaaacaCCTGTAAGAAGCTAGGAAAGGCCATAATTGCGTATAGTTAATCAATATGTAACATTGACTTCATGTGGATTGGCTACAATTTGCAAATAAACAAGTTGTGTGTTTCAAGTTGCCAATTTTTTAGTAGGAATTAACTCAGATCTCTATTCAGTATACAGGAGAAAAGAAATTTGCATTCTTGTTAGAACTCCTAACAAGATTGCTCTATAACTCTTGAGAGGAAACTTACCTGTGGGCACCCCCCACTTGTTTTGTTTACACACGCACATGCACCTGCTAATTCTATGACCTCTCTATGTATTTTTGCTGTAAAATGGTTGTGAATGTTATTCAAAAGGTGCATTAGGCTGGTCTTAGGGCACGAAAGAGTTAGTCATACTGCTTGGCAAGTTGGGAGGGTATTTCTATGTATTGACTTGGTGTATATATAATTGACTATAAACTCAATGCTCGCACCATATCAATGAGCAGATCCTAATATTGTTGCAGCAATTTGTAGATCTgtgagaagagagagagagagagagagagagagagagagagagaatggacCCAGAAATAGGTGGAGGGATTGCAGGTAGTGCTGTGAGCTTTCTTCTTCTCAAACTTGATGTTTTTGCAAGTAGAGAGTGGAATTTgcaggaaaatataaaaaaggcaGTCCAGAATTTAGGACGCGAGCTGCGGAGCATTGAAGCCCTACTGAGAGATGCTGCTTCAAAGAAAGAGCATGATCACCAATTCAGGGTCTGGATTCAAAATGTCCGCGATCAAGCTTATGCCATCGAGGATGTTCTTGACCTGTTCAGGCTCGATCAAGAATCAGTGTGGCGCCGCCTGAAAATGCGTCACTCCATCAACAACTTGATACAGGATATTGACCGGAGTCTCCAAAGCATTCAGCAGACAAAGGAGAGGTATCACAGCATGGCCTCCACTTCAACCAATGCTGGCAACAACACAGACCTTCCTGTGAGAGTGGCTCCTCAGTTCATTGGCAACGTTGATACTGTGGGCCTTGAGGAGCCTACAAATAAGCTGGTTTCTTGGGCCTTGGAACCGAAACAAAGGCTTGAGGTGATGTTTGTGGTGGGGATGGCTGGACTGGGGAAGACAACTCTTGTCCACAGCGTGTATGAGAGGGTGAAGCAGCACTTCGGTTGCAATGTTTGGATCACTGCTTCAAAGTCCAAAACAAAACTCAATATCTTGACCTTGTTAGTAGAGAACTTGGGCTGTACAATCACACAGGGGGCCGATGTGGTTGCTCTGATGCATAAACTGCGAAAATTTCTCCACAACAAACGGTATGTTATAGTTCTTGATGACTTATGGGTAAAAGATGTGTGGGAGTCCATTAGACTTGCCTTGCCAGATGGTAAGAACAGTAGAATAATTGTCACTACAAGGAGAGGCGATATAGCTAATTCTTGTAGAGATGATGATTCTATTGATATCCACAAGCTTCAGCCACTGTCACCGCAAAGGGCTGAGCAACTCTTCTATAAGAAAGCTTTCTCAAGAAATGGCAGATGTCCTTCAGGTTTGGAGGAAGTCTCCAAATCCATCTTACAGAAATGTGATGGATTACCACTTGGGATTATTGAAATCGGTAGATTTTTGTCAAGACGGACTCCAACTAAAAATGAATGGAAAATATTACATGATAGTCTTGAGTCTGGATTGAGAAGCAGTGGTGAGCTTTCGGATATTATGAAAGTGTTGTCTGCAAGTTACAATGATTTACCTTACCATCTCAAGTATTGTTTCTTGTACATGAGCATTTTTCCTGAGAATAACCTAGTTAAGCGAAGAAGACTAATTCGGCTATGGATAGCTGAAGGGTTTGTAATAGAGAAACGAGGCAAGACGCTTGAAGAGGTTGGGGAAGAGTACCTGAACGAGCTGATAGACAGGAGTCTAATAAAGGCAAATGAAATGGATTTTGATGGAAGGCCGACAAGTGTGGGAGTTCATAGTCTCATGCTGAAGATGATTCTCTCAGTCTCACATGAGGAGAACTTTTGTACTGTCTGCACAGGAGCTGCAAGAAACTTGACTCAGAACACCCGGCGCCTATCTATCCAGAAGGAAGATTTTGATGTGTCTCAGGACTTACCCTGTGTTCGAACCTTCTTCAGTTTCGGCATAGGCAAAGTAAAGATTGGTTCCAATTTCAAACTATTGAAGGTCTTGGACATACAGGGCACTCCTTTGGAAGAATTTCCGAGTGTAATTACAGATCTTCTGCTCTTGAGGTACTTGAGTTTGAGGAATACAAATATAAGGAGCATCCCAAGGTCCCTTGGTGACCTTCATCACCTTGAGACCTTGGATCTTAAGCAGACTCTGGTAACAAAGGTACCCAAAGCAGTCCTACAATTGGAGAAACTTCGCCATCTGCTGGTTTATCGCTACAATATGGAAAGTGTCCTTCCTTTTGATATTGTTCAGGGGTTCAAGGCACCAAAGAGGATGGGCGCATTGAAGAACCTACAAAAGCTATCATTTGTAAAGGCGAGTGGGCAGCACAGAATGAGTCGGCAACACAGAATGATACAAGGGCTAGAAAATCTTACGCAGTTGAGGAAGCTGGGTATTGTAGAACTGGCAAAAGAAGATGGGACGCGCTTGTGCCATGCAATTGAGAAGATGCGAAATCTCCATTCCTTGAATGTGACATCTCTTAATATAGAGGTGCCTCTGGAGCTTGATGCAATGACCAATCCGCCGCCCCTTCTTCAACGCTTGTACCTCAAAGGGCCCTTGGAAAG contains these protein-coding regions:
- the LOC100257664 gene encoding disease resistance protein RPM1, translating into MDPEIGGGIAGSAVSFLLLKLDVFASREWNLQENIKKAVQNLGRELRSIEALLRDAASKKEHDHQFRVWIQNVRDQAYAIEDVLDLFRLDQESVWRRLKMRHSINNLIQDIDRSLQSIQQTKERYHSMASTSTNAGNNTDLPVRVAPQFIGNVDTVGLEEPTNKLVSWALEPKQRLEVMFVVGMAGLGKTTLVHSVYERVKQHFGCNVWITASKSKTKLNILTLLVENLGCTITQGADVVALMHKLRKFLHNKRYVIVLDDLWVKDVWESIRLALPDGKNSRIIVTTRRGDIANSCRDDDSIDIHKLQPLSPQRAEQLFYKKAFSRNGRCPSGLEEVSKSILQKCDGLPLGIIEIGRFLSRRTPTKNEWKILHDSLESGLRSSGELSDIMKVLSASYNDLPYHLKYCFLYMSIFPENNLVKRRRLIRLWIAEGFVIEKRGKTLEEVGEEYLNELIDRSLIKANEMDFDGRPTSVGVHSLMLKMILSVSHEENFCTVCTGAARNLTQNTRRLSIQKEDFDVSQDLPCVRTFFSFGIGKVKIGSNFKLLKVLDIQGTPLEEFPSVITDLLLLRYLSLRNTNIRSIPRSLGDLHHLETLDLKQTLVTKVPKAVLQLEKLRHLLVYRYNMESVLPFDIVQGFKAPKRMGALKNLQKLSFVKASGQHRMSRQHRMIQGLENLTQLRKLGIVELAKEDGTRLCHAIEKMRNLHSLNVTSLNIEVPLELDAMTNPPPLLQRLYLKGPLERFPQWVSSLHDLVRIRLKWSSLAEDPIAALQNLPYLVELQLLDAYTGTQLDFRSGKFQKLKILELQQLEQLKSIIMEEGTLPCLQKLIISHCSKLVQVPRGIDKLIHLQMLLLHDMPEPFVTRLRKNGGRLRHLVHHIPCIHSYKQGQLEDLS